From the Edaphobacter bradus genome, the window AGGTCAACTTGGAGGATTTAGCTCAAGCTATACCCAAACGTCGTGGCTATTCACCCACTTCACCACTGTGCCTGATATGGTGGAAGCTCTTAATCATCTTGCATACCACGGTCAGATGCCGCAACAGTTGAAAACGAATATTATCAACTACTGTTCTCAACTAAATCGGTTTGACATTGATCTTCAACTCGAATCGGCACTTTTCCTGGCTCTAAATGCAGATTCATACAATGTGGCCCACTGAGGAGAGAGATAAGTATGATGATGTCCCGTCGTAAGTTTGCCAAACTTGCTGCGCAGGCTGGATTTGCAGCTGTGAGCGCACCTCTGTGGATGCATGAGACTAGTAAGCATGCGTTTGCTCAGCTATCCAATTCATATAAAGCTATTGTGGTAATCACACTGGTGGGCGGCAATGATGGCAATAATATGCTCATTCCTCTCGACAGTGTTGAGTATCAGCAATACGCCTCTCTGAGGCCGCCACTTGCTCTCTCTCGATCGACTTGTAATGTGTTGTCGTCAAGCTCATCCGGGTCTACGTTTGGACTTCATCCGGCACTGAGAAATGTGGCGTCACTTTATAACAGTGGTAAAGCACTCGTCGTTGCGAATGTGGGCCCACTAGCGCGGCCGGCTACGAAAGCTCAGCTATTGCAAGATACGTCGCTAATTCCAGAGGCTCTGTTGTCACATCCTGCGGCAACTGCTCAGTGGGAAAGCGCCTCCACAGTGGCCCTTCCTTCAACGGGGTGGGGAGGACGCATTGCAGATCTCATCGTTTCACAATCTGGCTCCTTGCCACCTGTGCTGAATGCCGGACCAGCAAGCATATTTACCGTTGGAAATGCTGTTCAGGGGATTGTTGTCCAAGGAGGACGCACGACGACAGCGTTTCCCGCAGGAATGATCCCAACAATTCTCGGTATCGCAGAAAACGATAGTCAATCCTCAAATTTGATTGTGGCTGAAGCCGCTAAGCTAAGGAGCCTTGCGATGAATCAGCAAGCATTGCTGACGCAGGCGCAGAGTGCTGGCTCTACTCTCAAAACACAATTCCCCAATACGGCATTCGGCGTGGCCCTCCAAACGATTGCCTCAACCATTTGTGGGAGGTCTGTCATCGGTGCGTCCCGGCAGATATTTTATTGTCAACAAGGAAACTATGATACTCATGCAAACCAACTTGGGACCCACAACATGATGCTTAGTGACCTGGACTCTTCACTAGAGGCTTTCATTCAAGCATTGGGGGAGATGGGATTGGCGGACCAAGTGCTAATTTGTACGCATTCTGATTTTAACCGCACAATGGTGTCAAACGGGTCAGCTGGTTCGGACCACGCTTGGGCGAATCATCAGTTAGTTATAGGGGGAGGAATTCGCGGAGGTCGCATCATTGGCAATTATCCGGATCTGGATATTAACGGCAGCTTAGATTTAAACGGCTATGGAACCTGGTTGCCGACACTCTCGGCGACTCAGATGACTGCTGGAATCGGTGCATGGATGGGACTGTCGAGTCCGCAACTGGCAACAGTTTTTCCTGATCTGGGTAATTTTCCTGATGGAGCAATAGGTCTGATTTGATCAGGGAAAGTACAAAGGCGGCTTCATAAATGCTTGAGCATGGTGCGTAGCCGTTTGAGTCACACGACAGTGCTGTCTGATGCGACAAGGCTTGTTGCGCGAGTTGGTGCGAGGGTGCTGGCGTTTGTTCAAGATCAAGGGCCAAGACTTCCGGGCGACGGAATTAAGGCATTCGTCGCAAATCAATGGGCGGCTGAACGGAGCTGTAGTGCATTTTCCATCACGCATATCTGGCGGTAAGTCCCAGTTGTATCCTTTGCGCCGGAACGCCGCCCGCTACCATCCAGGATGATTCGATTCGTCCGCGTAGGGTACCAACCTCTTGACCGTCGCCCTCCTGGTCGGGTCTTCGAGTGTCGGATGGTGAGCACGACACCCTCGCGGGTGATGCGCACGTCTTCCCTGTCCAGGCCAACCAACTCCGATCGACGCAGAGCGTTCTCAATCGTTGAAACATCGATTCGAGTCTGGGCGATGCATTTTGTGACAGGGCGGCGATTCACTGGAGAACCGGCAAAGTTTGGCACGAAAATTTGCTCGGAGCGCCGAACTAGGGGTATCATGAAGATTATTTTCAACTAGAGTATTGACGTGTTGATACATCCCGATTCTCTGCATCTTCCTTCAAAAGACCTCTCAAGAGTTCGCTTTCCCCCGCTTTATATTGTGCTCCTTGAGCAGGACGATCATTACCGAAAGATCTTCGAAAAGATAGCTAGCGGGCTGAGATTCATCGTCTCTAGCGCCAAAGACGCCGTGGCGGCTCGTGCCCTTTTCAAAAGGCAAACAGTAAACATATTGCTCGTTGATCCGTCTTGTCGAGCGGATCATGGGTATCCGTTTATTGAAGAAGTAAAGCATTTGCACCCCGACACCGAGATCGTCGCTGTGGCCCCTGAAGGCAGTTCTATGAATATGATGGACGCCATGCAACTGGGAGCAATCGACTATTTGATCAAGCCAATTGATCCCAAACATCTGGCTGCTGTCTTGGAGCGGACCCGCCAGCAACTTCATGCTGCAGTGAGTAGCAGAAGATTACGAGAGCGGCTTCGCTCACGGAGAGACAGGGGAATGTTGGTTGGCCAATCGCGGCCACTACAGAGCATCCGCCAATTTGTTTCGAGTGTAGCCAATTCGACCCATCCCGTCCTGATTTTGGGGGAAATGGGATCGGGTAAGAAACTGGTGGCTCAATCGATACACCTCAATAGCGATCGGGCTTCGAAGTCTTTTATCAGAATTGAATGCAACTCTCTGTCGCCGGCACTCCATGGCAGCGAGCTTTTTGGGCATGAGAAACTGGCCTTTCGCGAGGCTGATTCGGCTCAGAGCGGTTTGTTGGCCGCCGCCGAGAGCGGTACAGTGCTGCTCGATGAGATTACGGACCTTTCTGTCGAGATGCAATCGGCTCTGTTGCAAGCCTTGCGGCGGAAGATGGTCAGCCCGATCGGGTCAAGCCAATCGCGCCCAATAT encodes:
- a CDS encoding DUF1501 domain-containing protein, whose translation is MMMSRRKFAKLAAQAGFAAVSAPLWMHETSKHAFAQLSNSYKAIVVITLVGGNDGNNMLIPLDSVEYQQYASLRPPLALSRSTCNVLSSSSSGSTFGLHPALRNVASLYNSGKALVVANVGPLARPATKAQLLQDTSLIPEALLSHPAATAQWESASTVALPSTGWGGRIADLIVSQSGSLPPVLNAGPASIFTVGNAVQGIVVQGGRTTTAFPAGMIPTILGIAENDSQSSNLIVAEAAKLRSLAMNQQALLTQAQSAGSTLKTQFPNTAFGVALQTIASTICGRSVIGASRQIFYCQQGNYDTHANQLGTHNMMLSDLDSSLEAFIQALGEMGLADQVLICTHSDFNRTMVSNGSAGSDHAWANHQLVIGGGIRGGRIIGNYPDLDINGSLDLNGYGTWLPTLSATQMTAGIGAWMGLSSPQLATVFPDLGNFPDGAIGLI
- a CDS encoding sigma-54-dependent transcriptional regulator; protein product: MLIHPDSLHLPSKDLSRVRFPPLYIVLLEQDDHYRKIFEKIASGLRFIVSSAKDAVAARALFKRQTVNILLVDPSCRADHGYPFIEEVKHLHPDTEIVAVAPEGSSMNMMDAMQLGAIDYLIKPIDPKHLAAVLERTRQQLHAAVSSRRLRERLRSRRDRGMLVGQSRPLQSIRQFVSSVANSTHPVLILGEMGSGKKLVAQSIHLNSDRASKSFIRIECNSLSPALHGSELFGHEKLAFREADSAQSGLLAAAESGTVLLDEITDLSVEMQSALLQALRRKMVSPIGSSQSRPISVRVLATTSRDIRLMVDRGRFRKDLFSFLNVSSLRITPLRERTEDIPETVQYILDRISRGATSPHLVSHEVLTAMTQYNWPGNVRELEDVLEYACSRCSNGSLSLRDLPLQFQEPGSRAHADSQSYLDKQRLPRSEDVGPSIAEAEKRAIVSALKYTHGDKNEAAHRLGIGRTTLYRKLREYGLDEEKDDQR